One Anolis carolinensis isolate JA03-04 chromosome 4, rAnoCar3.1.pri, whole genome shotgun sequence DNA window includes the following coding sequences:
- the LOC100552400 gene encoding uncharacterized protein LOC100552400 encodes MIMKGKHVGVQRRILDLNPRAFYVPCGNHSLNLVVNDAALSCSIAAECFTTIQDLYNVFSSSPLRWSILLKHISTLTLKPLSNTRWESRIEALLPLRYHIEEVYDALYKASQCQKFDGYYKTRAVALLKRLQSFTFLCSLVTWHEILNKINMVSKQMQKVTIDLQSSMDLIKSVKTFLERMRSEEGLNSVITDAKELAGKIDATSDFEKEPLPRLRKVSRQFSYESKDEAVHSGKDSFKVNFFFVVLDTAISSLEERFELMDNHSESFKFLYDISNLGKCLNDKELKNACQHLQTVLTDGEDHDVNGDNLYDELQILATP; translated from the coding sequence ATGATAATGaagggaaaacatgttggagTCCAGAGGAGGATCCTTGATTTAAATCCTAGAGCCTTTTATGTACCATGTGGAAACCACTCCCTGAACTTGGTCGTAAATGATGCAGCTCTGTCTTGCAGTATTGCAGCAGAGTGTTTCACCACCATACAAGACCTCTATAACGTTTTTTCAAGTTCTCCTCTAAGATGGAGTATTTTGTTGAAGCATATTTCAACTCTCACACTCAAACCACTCAGCAATACTAGGTGGGAAAGTAGAATCGAGGCATTGTTGCCTTTGAGGTACCATATTGAAGAAGTATATGACGCCTTATATAAAGCTTCTCAATGTCAGAAATTTGATGGATATTATAAGACCCGTGCTGTTGCTCTTCTTAAAAGACTGCAAAGCTTCACGTTTCTGTGCAGTTTAGTGACATGGCATGAGATCCTGAATAAGATCAATATGGTTAGTAAACAGATGCAAAAAGTGACAATTGATCTTCAAAGTTCTATGGATCTTATTAAGAGTGTGAAAACATTCCTAGAAAGGATGAGATCTGAAGAAGGCCTAAATAGCGTCATTACAGATGCAAAGGAACTTGCAGGAAAAATCGATGCTACTTCCGACTTTGAAAAAGAACCACTACCTCGACTGAGAAAAGTAAGCAGACAGTTTTCCTATGAAAGTAAAGATGAAGCTGTACATTCTGGTAAAGATTCTTTTAAAGTGAACTTCTTTTTTGTTGTGCTTGACACAGCAATATCATCATTAGAGGAGAGATTTGAGCTTATGGACAACCATAGTGAAAGTTTCAAATTTCTGTATGATATTTCAAACCTTGGAAAATGTCTGAATGACAAAGAATTGAAGAACGCCTGTCAACACCTTCAAACTGTTTTGACGGATGGAGAAGACCATGATGTGAATGGTGATAATCTGTATGATGAGCTACAAATACTTGCTACCCCCTAG